The uncultured Desulfatiglans sp. DNA window CGGTGCTGCTGCTTCTGGACGAGCCGCTCCTCGGGCTGAGTCCGATGATGCAGCGGATTCTGATGGATGGCATCATCAGTCTGAACCGGGAATCGGGGATCACCATCGTCTTGAGCGAACAGTTCGCACGCCCGATTCTACCGTTGATCCACAGGGGCTATGTCATTGAAAACGGCATGTTGAGCATGGCAGGGACCGGGGCGGAGTTGATGGACAATCCGGAAGTCAAGGCTGCCTACTTCGGGGTTTGATCTGATGGGACAGAGAAACGGGCGCAACATCTTCGCGACGTTCGCCGCCATGGCCGAGAAGCAGGGGCGGAACGCCGCCGTCATTTACCTGGGGACGCGTTACAGCTATGCGCGGGTGAGGGACATGGCCGAGCGGTTCGCCGCTGCCTTGCAGGGCCTGGGCCTGGCGCCGGGGGACCGCGTCATGCTCTACCTGCCCAATTCCATCCAATGGGTGGTGGCCTGGCTCGGCATCCAGCGCGCCGGCGCGGCAGCGGTGCCGATCACGCCGATCTACACCCCTTACGACCTGCGTTACATCGCCAACGACAGCGGGACCGGAACGGTCGTTTGCGCCGACACGAACTTCGGCTACGTCACCCGCATCATGCCCGAGACGGGCATCCAACGGATCATCGTCGCCAAGATGGCTGATCTCCTGCCCTGGTGGAAACGCTCCTTCGGGTATCTGTTCGACGTCGTTCCGAAGGGAAAGACGGCGCAGGGACCGCATGTGTACGGTTTCAGACGCATGCTCTCCGGCCGTCCAGGGAAGGCCGCCGGAGAGGCGCTCCCGGCGCGCTCCGGCGCGGACACGGCCGAGATCCTTTACACGGGGGGTACGACCAAACACCCCAAGGGCGTGCCGATGTCGCATGAGCTTTTCCTCACGTCCGCCATGGAGCAGATCAAGGTCAGCGAGCCGCTCTTCCCTCCAGAGGAGAACGTCATCCTGGGCAATGCGCCCCTCTTTCACATCCTGGGACAGACCTGCAGCCTCGCGACCCTGCTGGTCGGCGGCTGCCTGATGCTTCAGCCGAAGGTCAATCTGGATGCCACGTTCGATGCGATCCAGCGTTTCAAGGCCCGGACGATGATCGGCGTTCCGGCCCTCTACCGCATGATCCTGGAGCACAACCGTCTCGACCAGTACGATCTCGGTTCGGTGGATTACTGGTACAGCGCAGGCGACGTGCTTCCGCTCGAGGTTGCGAAGCGCTGGCGCGAGCGGTTCGGCAAACCGATCTACCAAGGGTACGGATCCACGGAAACCTGCGGCGGGATCACGATGTGCCCGACCGACGTGGAGAATCCGCCGGGGAGCGTCGGTCGCGTCGTTCCCAGCAAGACCGTGCGCCTGGTCGATCCCGCTACGCTCGAAGAGGTGCCGACGGGGGAGCCGGGCGAACTCCTCGTCCATTCGGAGCATATGGTCAGGACCTACCTGAACAAGCCCGAAGAGACCGCCGAGTCCTTCATCGAGCGGGAAGGGCGGCTGTGGTATCGAACGGGCGACATCATGAAGATGGACGAGGAGGGCAACCTCTATTTCGTGGACCGCACCGTGGACACCATCAAACATAAGGGCTACCGCGTTTCGGCCTCCGAGATCGAGGCCGTGCTGCAGGAGCATCCTGCGGTGATCGGCTCCTGCGTCGTCGGCGTCCCCGACAAGAAGGTGGGCGAGCGGATCAAGGCCTTCGTGGTCCTCAAGGAGGACGTCAAAGGCATCACCGGCTATGATCTGATCAAGTTCTGCCGGGAAAAACTGGTGGATTACAAGGTCCCGCAGTATATCGAGTTCCGGGACATGCTGCCCAAGTCCAAGGTGGGAAAACTCTTGCGGCGGGAGGTTCGGAGCGAAGGACAGCGCAGAGCGGACGTCGGATGACGGGGCCCTGTTTGCGCGGGTTGAATGGTGAATCGAAAAAAGCGAGTTCTCGACGACAAACGGATCCTTGCCGTAGATGATGAACCCGATGTGCTCGAGGCCCTCGAGGAAGAACTGGAGGACTACGAGGGTCTCGTGTTGGACACGGCCAAGGACTTTCGGACCGGCTATAACCTGATCCGTTCATGGACCTATGACATCGTCATCCTCGACATCATGGGCGTCCGGGGTTT harbors:
- a CDS encoding putative long-chain-fatty-acid--CoA ligase (Evidence 3 : Putative function from multiple computational evidences) — encoded protein: MGQRNGRNIFATFAAMAEKQGRNAAVIYLGTRYSYARVRDMAERFAAALQGLGLAPGDRVMLYLPNSIQWVVAWLGIQRAGAAAVPITPIYTPYDLRYIANDSGTGTVVCADTNFGYVTRIMPETGIQRIIVAKMADLLPWWKRSFGYLFDVVPKGKTAQGPHVYGFRRMLSGRPGKAAGEALPARSGADTAEILYTGGTTKHPKGVPMSHELFLTSAMEQIKVSEPLFPPEENVILGNAPLFHILGQTCSLATLLVGGCLMLQPKVNLDATFDAIQRFKARTMIGVPALYRMILEHNRLDQYDLGSVDYWYSAGDVLPLEVAKRWRERFGKPIYQGYGSTETCGGITMCPTDVENPPGSVGRVVPSKTVRLVDPATLEEVPTGEPGELLVHSEHMVRTYLNKPEETAESFIEREGRLWYRTGDIMKMDEEGNLYFVDRTVDTIKHKGYRVSASEIEAVLQEHPAVIGSCVVGVPDKKVGERIKAFVVLKEDVKGITGYDLIKFCREKLVDYKVPQYIEFRDMLPKSKVGKLLRREVRSEGQRRADVG